In Haliotis asinina isolate JCU_RB_2024 chromosome 16, JCU_Hal_asi_v2, whole genome shotgun sequence, the following are encoded in one genomic region:
- the LOC137268800 gene encoding threonine-rich protein-like: MAPTVVQDPSVTMAPTVVQDPYVTMAPSVFQDPSVTKAPTLVQDPSVTMAPTEAQYYQLPRYALQDPSVTMAPTLVQDPSVTMVPTVVHDPSVTMAPTFVQDPSVTKVPTLVQDLLVTMAPTLVQDLLATTGFTVVQDPSATMAPTLVQELSVTMLPL; the protein is encoded by the coding sequence ATGGCTCCCACTGTAGTCCAGGACCCATCAGTCACCATGGCTCCCACTGTAGTTCAGGACCCATACGTCACCATGGCTCCCTCTGTATTCCAGGACCCATCCGTCACCAAGGCTCCCACTTTAGTTCAGGACCCATCAGTCACCATGGCTCCGACTGAAGCTCAGTACTATCAGTTACCAAGGTACGCTCTGCAGGACCCATCAGTCACCATGGCTCCCACTTTAGTTCAGGACCCATCAGTCACCATGGTCCCCACTGTAGTCCACGACCCATCAGTCACCATGGCTCCCACTTTTGTTCAGGACCCATCAGTCACCAAGGTTCCCACTTTAGTCCAGGACCTATTAGTCACCATGGCTCCCACTTTAGTCCAGGACCTATTAGCCACCACGGGTTTCACTGTAGTTCAGGACCCATCAGCCACCATGGCTCCCACTTTAGTTCAGGAATTATCAGTCACCATGCTCCCACTTTAG